The genomic DNA ATGGCCTTTTAATTTAATCTAATTTAAAATCTTCGCGTACCTCACTAAACCAATACATTCGATCAGATGTTTTCCATCTATAAAATAGACGAATCTTATCTGTATAAATATTTAGGTTTTTAATAACGGCACTATCTTAACAGAAAACAAATAATCTGTCAATAGCTAAGCCGAAACACTTATTCACAACCTGTATTTGAATAGTTATTTAATTAAATTAAGCTAAATTTAGCCAATTTAATTAAACAACAATTCTTTTATAAAAAACTTTCTAGAATCAGTCCGTCTTTACGACATTTTGATTTCTACATCAACACCACTTGGCAAATTCAAATTCATTAAAGCTTCAATTACGTTTGAATTTGGACTCATAATATCAACCAATCTTTTGTGTGTACGCATTTCGTACTGTTCAGAAGATTGTTTGTGTACAAAAGTTGAACGACCAACACTAAACTTGTTAGTTTCAGTTGGAAGAGGTACTGGACCTACTACTTTTGCATTATTTCTTTCTGCGGTATCAATAATGGTCTTAGTAGCGACATCGATAATTTTATTATCATATGCACGAATTTTAATTCGTACACGTTGGTCTACTTTTTCATTTTTCTTTTCTTCGATTTTTGTTACTGTATTTGTCATAATTTACTAAAATACTATTCTAAACAAATTTTGAGGGTCTTTCGACCCTCAAAATAAGTTAAATACTATGCGATAATCTTTGTTACAACACCGGCACCTACAGTTCTACCACCTTCACGGATAGCAAAACGCATTTGTTCTTCGATAGCTACTGGTACAAGAAGTTTAACCTTCATTGATACAGTATCTCCTGGCATTACCATTTCAGTTCCTTCTGGAAGTTCAATACTACCAGTCACATCAGTTGTACGGATGTAAAATTGTGGTTTATAACCTTTGAAGAATGGCTTATGTCTTCCACCCTCTTCTTTTGTAAGAGTATAAACTTCTGTTTCAAATTCTGTGTGAGCTTTAATTGTACCTGGCTTAGCCAAAACCATACCACGCTCAATTTCTTCTTTTTTAACACCACGCAATAGAATTCCAGCGTTGTCTCCAGCCTGTCCTTGGTCAAGTGTTTTATTAAACATCTCTACACCAGTCACAGTACTTTTTGGAGTTGCTTCTTGCATTCCAACCATTTCAATCTCTTCTCCAACTTTAATGATTCCTCTTTCGATACGACCTGTTACAACAGTACCACGCCCTTCGATTGAGAACACATCTTCAACTGGCATCAAGAATGGTTTATCAAGTTCACGAACTGGTTGTGGAATAAAATCATCCAAAGCTTGCAATAAATCCAATACTGGTTTTGAGGTTGTTTCATCTAATGGGTTTTCCAATGCTTTCAGAGCTGACCCGCGGATAATAGGAGTTTCATCTCCTGGAAAATCGTATTTCTTCAATAGATCACGAATTTCTTCTTCAACTAAGTCAATAAGTTCAGGATCTGTAACCTGATCAACTTTGTTCAAAAATACTACAATATGAGGCACATCAACTTGACGAGCAAGTAAAATGTGTTCACGAGTCTGAGGCATTGGACCATCTGCTGCTGAAACAACAAGAATAGCTCCGTCCATTTGTGCTGCACCTGTAATCATGTTTTTTACATAGTCAGCATGACCTGGACAATCAACATGAGCGTAGTGACGAGCTTCTGTCTCGTACTCTACATGAGCTGTAGCAATAGTAATACCACGTGCTTTCTCTTCTGGTGCTGCATCTATCTCACCAACGTCTTTTGCAGACGCCATCATACCATGTGCAGCTGAAACCTTTAAAAGGGCTGCTGTCAGTGTAGTTTTACCATGGTCGACGTGACCGATAGTACCCACATTTACATGTGGCTTTGTTCTTTGAAAATCTGCCATACAAAATGAATTGATAATGTCGCACTATTTGGGGATGTCCCAAAATCGTTTTGTAATCCAGCGACAATTACTAAATAATAATTTATTAAATTTTACACTTTTTTTAAAATAAAAATGCGTTAGCATTATACACAATAACAAAAAATTAGTCAAGTTTTGGGTACTTAGCTTTACTTAGGGGTCACCAAAAAACAACAGTAAGTAAATAAATTTTAAAAATAAATATAAAAAAATCACCCATATACTGATGATTTTTTATATTTATTTTTTCTTTACTCAACCTATCTTCCCTACACCGACTCCTCATAAAAAATTGGCTCACCTTTTTCTTTCTCAATTGGATCATCCAATTTTATACCATTTATATCTATAGACTCTAGAGATTTATTCTCAACATCCATAATCTCATCATACTCCAACTCTGCATTACGACCCAAACGCTTAGAAATTACATTTGCCATGCTATGCCAATCTGTAGATTCTTTTGATTTTATATTTTCATTTTTACTTTTTACTTCAAAATCTTCCACTTTTTTTTCTAGTAAAAATTCTCTTTCTTTTTTAATATCAAGATTTCCTACTTCTTCATCTTTTTCTTCAGAATACCAAAGTGCTATATCTTTATTTACTTTTTCTACTTCTTCATCCAAAAAATCTATCTTATCCTCAACTTCTTCTTCATCAAAAAAATTAGAACTTGGCACACTTTCATTTTCTTCTTTTCTTTCTAAAATATTATTTACCATTTTTTCCTGTTCAACCAAATCCTCGTACTCATCTAAAGACAATATTATAAAGTCTTCTTTTGTATTTGAGTCGTGAATAATAAATTTACTATTTGTCTTTTTTGCTAATTTTAAATACCTATCTATTGAATCCATATTTTTATATTATTTTGATAACAATTTCTATATATCAGAATTGTAGCGAAATGTATTTTATTTTGCAAGTATTTAAAAAATAAAAAACACCCAAAAAAGGTGTTTTTTATTTTTTCACAATATGAAAGTGACAAAGACATTCTACAAATGTCTACCACAAAACTCTAATTGAAAGATTGATATGACTCCGAATAAATCGGAATCTTACAAGTTACCATATAAATATGGTATCAAGTCGACGATTCTTGTCAGCTTACGCTGAAAGAATTCTCCAGAAAGGAGGTGATCCATCCACAGCTTCCGCTACGGATGCCTTGTTACGACTTTACCCTGATTACTGACCCTACCTTCACTCCCTTTATTAACTAAAGAAGCTTCGGGTATTGCCAACTTTCGTGGTATGACGGGCGGTGAGTACAAGACCCGAGAACGTATTCACCGCGTCGTGCTGATGCGCGGTTACTAGCGATTCCAACTTCATGGAGGCGAATTGCAGCCTCCAATCCGAACTTAGGCCGGCTTTCTGGGATTAGCTTAGTCTCGCGACTTTGCGACCCTCTGTACCGACCATTGTATCATGTGTGTAGCCCAAGACGTAAGAGCCATGCTGATTTGACGTCGTCCTCACCTTCCTCCGGCTTACGCCGGCAGTCTCCTGTGTACATTTAACACAGGACAAGGGTTGCGCTCGTTACCCCACTTAAGGGTACACCTCACGGCACGAGCTGACGGCAACCATGCAGCACCTGTATAACACCCTCGAAGGAGGCTCCCGTTTCTGGGAGCTTGCAGTTATATGTCAAGCCTTGGTAAGGTTACTCGCGTACCATCGAATTAAACCACATGATCCACCGCTTGTGCGGGTCCCCGTCTATTCCTTTGAGTTTTAGCCTTGCGGCCGTACTACCCAGGCGGTATACTTAACGCGTTAGCTTTCTTGAACGGCACTGAAAGGGTCGATACTTCCAATACCTAGTATACATCGTTTACAGCGTGGACTACTGGGGTATCTAATCCCATTCGCTACCCACGCTTTCGTCCATGAGTGTCAGGTATGTTCTAGTAAGCTGCCTTCGCCTTTGGTGTTCCACACGATATCAGCGCTTATTACGACTACACCGTGTGTTCCGCTTACCTCTCCCAACCTCGAGTTTGAAAGTTTTAGTTGCAGCCTTGAGGTTAAGCCTCAAGATTTAACAACTAACTTTTCAAACCACCTGCGGACGCTTTACGCCCAATGAAACCGGATAACGCTCGAGGGCTCCGTATTACCGCTGCTGCTGGCACGGAGTTAGCACCCTCTTATTCTTCGAGTACCGTCACTAATTCGTCCTCGATAAAAGCAGTTTACACCCCGAAGGGCGTCTTCCTGCACGCGGCGTCGCTCCATCACCCTTTCGGGCATTGTGGAATATTCATGACTGCAGCCTCCCGTAGGAGTCTGGGCAGTGTCTCAGTCCCAGTGAGGCAGGTCACGCTCTCACGCCTGCTACTGATCGAAGTCTTGGTAGGCCATTACCCCACCAACTAACTAATCAGCCATAAGCCCCTCTCCAAGCGTCGGAACTTTACACAACAGACTTAAGCCTGTTATGACTATCAGGTATTAATCCATTTTTCAATGGGCTATCCCTGTCTTGGAGGTAGGTTACCAATGTGTTACTCACCCGTTTGCCGCTCCGTATCTTCCCGAAGGAAGACCGATCGCTCAACTTGCATGCCTTAGTCACGCCGCCAGCGTTCATCCTGAGCCAGGATCAAACTCTCAATAAAAGAGATATTAAAAACCGAAGTTTTTACCCTCTCTATAAAAGTTATTTCCTAGAGTTTCTTTATTTTTTGAATAGACATTTTCCCGCTTTAGATAAACTAAAGCGATAGAAGTCTTTGTCACTTTCTTATTGTGAATTGTTTGGTTAATTACATTGTAATGTTCGACGCATTTTTTCCGTTATCTAAATGCAGTTGCAAGTTTACACTATAGCCAAAAACTTGTCAAGTACTTTTATAAAAATTATACTTGTGGATAACTTTTACCATAGTAAATCACCTGTCTTCTAAAAGAAAAAAGACCTAAAAATTCAAGTCTTAAAAAACTACTTTTTATTCTTTAGACATTTTTTCTCCAATCTTCTATTTTTTTATGGTCTCCACTTAATAAAATTTTTGGAACTTTCCAACCTTTAAAATCAGCAGGTTTTGTGTATTGAGAATACTCTGCACCACTACCTTTTTCACCTTTTCCAAAAGTCTCCTCGTCCAAAGATTTTGGGTTTCCTAAAACACCTGGAACTAAACGACTAACCGCTTCCGTAATAATTAGAGCGCCCAATTCTCCGCCAGCCAAAATGTAAGGACCAACTGAAATTTCTTCATCCACCATTCTTTCAACCACTCGCTGATCTACGCCTTCATACCTTCCACACACAAAAGTAAGCTCTTTATATTTTGAAAATTTTTCTGCCATTCGCTGATCAAACTGCGCACCACGCGGAGAAAGTAAAATTGTTTTTTTATTTTTTGAAACTTCGCCTGTTAAAATTTTTTTAATTTTTGAAAGTCCGTCTACGGTTTTAAACGGTAGTGCTTTTACACTTTTCAAAGCTCTATAAATTGGCTCCGGTTTCATGACCATCCCAGCTCCGCCGCCGTATGGAGTGTCGTCAACTTTCTTATGTTTATTTTCAGAAAAATCTCGCAGATTAATTGCGTTAATTTTTATAAATTTATTTTTCTGTGCGCGTCCCAAAATACTCTCATTTGAATATTGAGATATTAATTCTGGAAAAATTGTTACTATATTAAATTTCATATTTTATTTTACTTCTATTATATCAAATTTAAAAAACAAAAACACATCTTTTGAGGTGTGGTTTTGTTTTTTAAAAGTTTAAAGAAGTTTACTTTCTACCTTCAATTATTTTTGCTTCAACACTTTTTGGTGCTGGTGCGTAGTGTTCAAATTCCATTGAATAACTAGCACGACCTTGAGTCATAGAACGAAGTTCTGTAGCATAACCAAACATTTCAGAAAGTGGTACAAGTGCCAAAATAATTTTTGCACTTCCACGATCTCCCATCTCTTGGATTTGACCACGCTTTGAACTCAAATTTCCCATTACATCTCCCATATAATCTTCCGGTGATGTAACTTCGACCTTCATAATAGGTTCTAAAATTACCGGTTTTGCTTTGTTTGCAGCTGCTTTAAATGCCATACTTGCTGCCATTTTAAATGCAATTTCTGAAGAGTCAACTTCATGATAACTACCATCATAAAGAGTAACCTTCAAATCCACAACTGGATAACCAGCAAGAATACCTCTGTCCATTGATTCTTTCATTCCTTTTTCAATAGCTGGAATGTATTCTCTTGGAATTGTTCCACCTTTAATTTCATTTGCAAACTCAAAACCTTCACCACGCTCCGTAGGCTCCATACGGATTAGACAATGACCATACTGACCACGTCCACCAGATTGCTTCACATACTTCCCTTCTGCCTCAGAATTTGCAGTAATAGCTTCTTTATATGCAACCTGAGGAGCACCAACATTTGCAGTGACGCCAAACTCACGCTTCATACGATCTACAATAATTTCCAAATGAAGTTCTCCCATTCCAGAAATAATTGTCTGCAAAGTTTCATCATCTGTTCTAACTTTGAAAGAAGGGTCTTCTTCTGATAATTTCTGCAATGCAAATCCCATTTTTTCTTGGTCAGTTTTTGTAGCTGGCTCAATTGCAATGTGAATAACAGGATCTGGAAATTCAATTTTTTCCAAAATAACTTTGCGCTTTTCATCTACCAGAGTATCTCCTGTTTTTGCTTCTTTCAAACCAATTGCTGCTGCAATTTCTCCAGAATATACTTCTTGAACTTCTTCACGATTGTTTGCATGAAGACGAACGATACGACCAATCCTTTCTTTTTTGCCATTAGTAGTATTTAATACATAACTTCCAGCCTTTAGAGTACCGGCGTAAACACGGAAGAACACAAGTTTTCCAACAAATGGATCCGTTGCAATTTTAAAAGCCATTGCTGCAAGAGGTGCGTCGTCATCTGCCACAATTTCAATTGTTTTTTCTTCATCATCTGCATCAATTCCTATAAGTGGTGGAATGTCTAACGGTGATGGTAAGAAATCTACAACACCATCCAAGACAAGTTGGACTCCAATGTTTGCCAATGCAGAACCACAGAATACTGGATAAATCTCATCCTTCAAAACCATTGTTCTAATTGCACTTTTAATATCTTGGACTGACAATTCTTCTTCACCTAAATATTTTTCCATTATAATATCATCTGCTTCTGCAACTTTTTCTACAAGTTCTGCTCTGTATTTTTCAACTTTTTCTTTCATGTCTTCTGGAATTTCAATTTCTTTAATATCGATTCCAAAATTTCCTTCAAATTTATATGCTTTTCTTTTTATCAAATCTATAACCCCAGACAAGCTTGATTCTTGTCCAATTGGAAGTTGTACAGCAAAAGCTTTCTTAGAAAGCCTTTCTCTAATAGAATTTATACTCATGTAAAAATCAGCTCCTACTTTATCCATTTTATTTATAAAACAAATTCTAGGTACTGAATATTTATCTGCTTGACGCCATACAGTTTCTGATTGAGGTTCTACTCCTTGTGAACTATCAAAAACTGCAACAGCCCCATCCAAAACACGAAGTGAGCGCTCAACTTCTATTGTAAAATCTACATGTCCTGGAGTGTCAATAATATTGATACGAGTATCTTTCCAAAAACAAGTTGTAGCAGCAGAAGTAATAGTAATGCCACGCTCTTTTTCTTGTTCCATCCAGTCCATTTCAGCAGCCCCTTCATGAACTTCTCCAATTTTATGCTTACGACCAGTATAATACAAAATACGCTCAGTAGTTGTTGTCTTACCAGCGTCAATGTGAGCCATGATTCCTATATTTCTAGTTTTATCTAACGAATATTCACGAGCCATATTTTTAATTTAAGTTAAAAGATATAAACGGAAAGATACAAATAGTTAATTTGTATCTTCGTCTTTATTATAGATTAGAAAAATTAACGTCTAAATCTTGCGAAGTGAGCAAATGCTTTATTTGCTTCTGCCATACGATGAGTATCTTCTTTCTTTTTCATTGCACCACCTACTCCTTCCATTACATCCATCATTTCTGAAGCCAATCTGTCTATCATTGCTTTTCCTTTTCTTTTTCTAGCAGCTTCCACAAGCCAACGAAATGCTAAAGCATCCTGCCTTGTTCCTACAACTGGCATTGGCACTTGATAGTTTGCCCCACCAACTCTTCGACTTCTTACCTCTACTTGAGGTTTTACAATTTCAATAACCTTTTTAAAAACTTCCAATTGTTTTTCACCAGTTTTTTCAGCAACAATATCCAATGCACCATATACAATTCTTTGTGCCGTTGTTTTCTTTCCACTTTCCATTACAAAGTTGATAAATCTTGCAAGTAGCAAGTCACCATATTTTGCTTCTGGAGCAATTATTCTTTTTGGTATTTTTTTTCCTCTAGCCATATATTATTTTTTTGGTTTTTTAACACCGTACATTGATCTACTTCTCTTTCTACCTTCAACTCCTTGTGTATCGTATACACCACGAACGATGTGATAACGAACACCCGGCAAGTCTTTAACACGCCCACCACGAATCAACACGATTGAATGCTCTTGTAAGTTGTGTCCTTCACCTGGAATATATGCAATAATTTCAGCACCATTCGAAAGACGAACTTTTGCTACTTTACGAAGCGCTGAGTTAGGTTTCTTTGGGGTAGCTGTATAAACTTTTGTACACACACCTCTTTTAAATGGACTACCACGTCTCAACATTGTCTTCTTTCTGTGAAGACTGTCATATGTGTATTGCAAAACAGGAGATTCTGATTTCTTCTTTTTTTTCTTTCTTCCTTTGCGGAGAATTTGATTCATTGTTGGCATAACTATTTTTTCTAAAGTTAAATTTAATTTAGGTGACGGCAACTCAAATCAACCACTTAAATTAAATCTAATAAATTTAAATTTCTAAAGCGTCATCATTATACGAGAAATATAAAAAAATGTCAAGTATATAATATAAAATAAAGATAAATTAAATTAGTTATCATAATAAAACCAATTATTATATATATCATTTTAATTTTAAATAAACAAAACTCTTTTTTAAAATCTATCAACTTTTTATTAAGTAAATACTTATTTATATATTTATTTTCAATTATTATTAAAGAATTTTTAATAACTTGTTGATTTTTATTGTGTTTATATAATATTATTAAAATATGAAATATTTATAATAAATAAATTTATTAATTTATTTTACATTAATTGATCATATTTTTTATAATCATTTGACCATATCTTATATAATTTTAATATATCGGATGGAATTTTACTAAACATATTTATTAAAAATAAATATTTAAAAAAATAAATTTTCTAATAAATAAAAAGCTTGGTTTGTAAATAAACCGTAAGTTTTTAAAATAATTGGAAACACAATTCGAGAAAAAGAAAAAATAAAGATTAAAAGGATGAAAAATCCATATCTTTCTAAGGTTTCTTTTACATGTGCCATAGAATCTGGCAAAAGTGCGTACAAAAGTTTTGAGCCGTCGAGCGGTGGGATTGGAATCATATTGAAAACACCAAGTAAAACATTTGCATAAACTATAATAGCAAAAAATTCTGATATACTTTTTGAAATACTTAAATAAGGTGTTAAACGAATTAATAAGCCAAAAACCAAAGCTAAACTAAAATTGGACAACGGTCCAGCAATAGCAACATAAACTGGTCCCCATTTTTGATCTTTGAGATTGTAGGGATTGTATGGAACAGGCTTGGCGTAAGCAAACAAAAAAGAACCACCAGAAACTAGAAATAAAAACAAAGGCATCAAAATTGTACCCCACATATCTATATGTTTGCGCGGATCTAATGTTAAGCGTCCAGCGTATTTTGCAGTTGGGTCACCAAGTTTGTCTGCAGCCCAAGCATGGGCATACTCGTGTAAAATTGCAGACATAAGTAATGAGGTAAAAAAGAAGAAAAGTGGTAAATAACTCATAATTTATTGTTTAAACTTGACAAGTACTATATTTATCTATATAATTATCGTGAATAAGAACTAACTCCAAGAATTATAAACAGAAGACTGAGATAAGTCAACACTATTATAACAAATATATGGCTAAATGTGCTAAATGTAAGAAAGGTTCAAAAAAAGCAGCGAACCGTTCACATGCAAAAAACAAAACTTTGAGACGGCAAAAACCAAACCTACAAAAACATAATGGTGAGTTGGTTTGCACAAGATGTGTTAGAACAGAAAAAAAACACCAAACTGCTTAAATTTTTATACAAAGAAAAAAGGCACCTGAGTTCAGGTGCCTTTTTGTTATTATATAAAAAAGAGGTCGAAACCTCTTTATAAAACTAAACCTCCCCTTGCAAACGCATTTCACATAAAATTTCTTCGTAACAAATTTCTGTTAATTCTCTAAATTTTTGAAGCCACGCTTTTACAAAAAGTGCATACTCACCGTTATTTTCTTTTATCCAGAATAAAAATCTCTCCACTTTAGTTTTACAGATTTCTCGTAAATCATCCTGCAAAACACCCTTTATTATATTGTATGATTCTACAAATAATGTTAGCTGGACAATTAAATTTTCTAATTCTAGGGAGTTACATTTTAAAATATCTTCCAAGAATCTATGATACTCTTCCATTAGAGCCTCCTATGTTTATGAAATGAGCGCTATGGCACGAAAAGAACTCAAAACTATTTTTTTAAAACAGTTTTCAATTCTCTTCAAAATAAATACTCCGCTTTTTACGGAGTATTTATTTTATTTTGTTTTATTTGTGATCTCCGCCACAATTACCACCACAGCAATCACCGTCTTTTTCATCGTCGCAACCACTGCAAAACATTACTCCATTCATATTTTTTGAATTTATAAAAATTAGTTTACTATAAAATTCTATTTTTGTCAATACTAAGCACGCTCATCTTCCATATAAATGTGCAAGAAGTCTGTTTTGTTGTAGTCAAAGATTTCATGTGATTCAAAAAATCTCTCTGTTTCAATTTTTCCATTTTCTGCACTATCTGAACAGTGAACTACATTACACATTCCCATTGCCAAGTCCCCGCGAATAGTACCACCGTCTGCTTGACCAGCATTTGTAATACCAGCGACTAGACGAACTGCATTTGCAGCATTTTTACCTTCCAAACAAATGATAACCACAGGATTTGATTTCATAAAATTTTCAACTCCTTGATAAAAAGGCTTTTCAGCAATGTGTGCATAATGCTCGCGAAGTTTTTCTGGATTTAGTTGCGCCATTTTTAGACCAACCAACTTTAAACCTTTTCTTTCCAATCTACCTAAAATTTCCCCGACCAAACCACGCTGTACTCCGTCTGGTTTTACAATCAATAAAGTCTTTTCGTAAATTCCATCGAATTTCATATTTTTTATTTAATGTTTAATATAAACAAATATAACTATTTTTTTACAATTCGTCAATACTTTTCAAGAAACTAGAGTGTTTTGGGATATCATCATCAAAAGGAACATAGGAAATTTCATCTATATCATCGCTTGGATCTGTAAAAACTGAAGTCTCTCTACATCTCTCATCTGTTAAATTTCTACTATTCATTTCACCTATAAACAAACTAGGTCCAGAAAATAAATTTCCAAACCCACCAGACTCAGAATATGTCATAAACAAGTGAGTTTTGGCGCGAGTAATCGCAACATAAAAAAGTCTTCGCTCTTCTTCTAAACCATCTTTTTCTCGCATTGCACGCTCGTTTGGAAACTGTCCCGCCGCCAAATTTATAATAAAAACTACATCCCATTCCAAACCTTTTGCTTGGTGAATTGTAGAGAGAATTACAGCGTCTTCATTTCTTTCTTTTTTCATATCTTTTCTAGCATTTCCTTCTTGTAAAGCAGACTCGGCCAAAAATTTTCCCAAATTATCGTATTTTTCTGCAAAACTTACAAGCTGTTCTATGTCTTGCACACGCTCTCTATAATTATCATATTCACTTTTTAAATACTGAACATAAATTGAGCTCAATATAGCCTCGATCAAAGTTCCAGGTTTTTTTGCTTGAACATTTATTATATCCTTCCAAATTTGCACAAAATCTCCCCACCCTATTTTTGCTCGTGCCGACATTGGAATTTCTGCAGAAATTAATTCCTCTGAAGTTAAATCCTTTACAATTGCAATTATTTTTTGAGCTGTCACAAGACCAATTCCAGACTGCATATTTAAAACCCTATTCCAAGAAACCATATCTTTTGGGTTTGAATAAATTCGCAAAAATGCCAAAACATCTTTGATGTGTGCACGCTCAAAAAATCGAATTCCACCTCTATATTCATAGTCAATTCCCAAACTATTCAACTCCATTTCCAGTGCTTGTGAGTGGTGCGTTGAACGAAATAAAACTGCTATCTTTTTTATTCCGTCATTTTGAAATTCTGAAATTTTATCTGCAATATATTCTGCTTCATTTTTTTGATGATAAAAAGAATTTAGCTCTGGCGTCACATTTACTTCTCGATGACTTTTCAAAACCTTACGAAATTGTTTTAGATTTTTTTCTATTACATCGTTTGCAAGCCCCAAAATATTTGGAGTTGATCTGTAATTTGTCTCCAACTTAAAAATTTTAGTGCCTTCATATTTTTTTGGAAAATCCAAAATATTATTTACATTTGCAGCGCGAAAAGAATAAATACTTTGCGCATCATCACCAACCACCAAAATATTTTTGTGTACCGAAGCTAGTAAATTTATAATTGAGTCCTGAATTTTATTTGTATCTTGATACTCATCCACCAAAACATATTTAAATTTGCCAGCATAATAATCCAACATTTCTGGTGAAGATTGAAGAAGTCTGTAAAAATTTATCAGCAAATCATCGAAGTCCATTGAATTTGAAAGTTTTTTACGCTTTTCATATTCATTGAAAATATGTCCCAAATCATCTCTTAAATTTAAAAAATGTGGATATTTTAAATTTATAACATCTTGCAAACCCATCTCGGAATTTCTAGAAAAACTAAAAATAGATTGTAAAACTTTTGTAGATGGAAATTTTTGACCAGTTTTTTGGACACCCTCTTGCTTCACACAAATCTTTATCAAATCCCTACTATCCTCGCTATCCAAAACTGTAAAATTATTTGAATAACCAAGTACTACTGCTCGCCTTTTCAAAATTTTGAAAGCAATACTGTGAAATGTCCCAGCCCACGGCAGACGAGTTTCACCTCTTGTTATTTCTTGCACACGAGTTAGCATTTCGCGCGACGCTTTATTTGTAAAAGTGACAAGCAAAATATTTTCCGGATTTACCCCCTGCTCCAACAAATGTGCCACTCGATAAGTAATAGTCCTAGTCTTACCACTTCCAGCTCCAGCCAACACCAAACAAGCCCCATCTCCATCGGTGATAACTTTTACCTGTTCGCTATTCAATTCGTTATTATAGTCAATCATATTTATTTAAAGTAAGACTATATAATATCAAAAATAGTGTAAATAAAAAAGCACCTATTTTAAAGGTGCTTGTTTTGGAGAATTCGTAATACTTCCATT from Candidatus Magasanikbacteria bacterium includes the following:
- a CDS encoding ATP-dependent helicase, which gives rise to MIDYNNELNSEQVKVITDGDGACLVLAGAGSGKTRTITYRVAHLLEQGVNPENILLVTFTNKASREMLTRVQEITRGETRLPWAGTFHSIAFKILKRRAVVLGYSNNFTVLDSEDSRDLIKICVKQEGVQKTGQKFPSTKVLQSIFSFSRNSEMGLQDVINLKYPHFLNLRDDLGHIFNEYEKRKKLSNSMDFDDLLINFYRLLQSSPEMLDYYAGKFKYVLVDEYQDTNKIQDSIINLLASVHKNILVVGDDAQSIYSFRAANVNNILDFPKKYEGTKIFKLETNYRSTPNILGLANDVIEKNLKQFRKVLKSHREVNVTPELNSFYHQKNEAEYIADKISEFQNDGIKKIAVLFRSTHHSQALEMELNSLGIDYEYRGGIRFFERAHIKDVLAFLRIYSNPKDMVSWNRVLNMQSGIGLVTAQKIIAIVKDLTSEELISAEIPMSARAKIGWGDFVQIWKDIINVQAKKPGTLIEAILSSIYVQYLKSEYDNYRERVQDIEQLVSFAEKYDNLGKFLAESALQEGNARKDMKKERNEDAVILSTIHQAKGLEWDVVFIINLAAGQFPNERAMREKDGLEEERRLFYVAITRAKTHLFMTYSESGGFGNLFSGPSLFIGEMNSRNLTDERCRETSVFTDPSDDIDEISYVPFDDDIPKHSSFLKSIDEL
- the ndk gene encoding nucleoside-diphosphate kinase, whose translation is MYEKTLLIVKPDGVQRGLVGEILGRLERKGLKLVGLKMAQLNPEKLREHYAHIAEKPFYQGVENFMKSNPVVIICLEGKNAANAVRLVAGITNAGQADGGTIRGDLAMGMCNVVHCSDSAENGKIETERFFESHEIFDYNKTDFLHIYMEDERA